A region of Carassius auratus strain Wakin chromosome 41, ASM336829v1, whole genome shotgun sequence DNA encodes the following proteins:
- the LOC113059676 gene encoding beta-2 adrenergic receptor-like, whose protein sequence is MPEELANCSVCCCTTTNKILLVVFMVSLILAILFGNLLTLAVVVGTKHFHTPQGYLKASLAVADLAVGIFVVPVSVYAEVSLMIYNSVPVWTTRNSQTTLFHPCNFIGPVFAGCTLVSITTIFLLTIERSIAVLRPLHKESVITKKRTSILIVFSWIGSFFLAISPLVFSDEIALEYNPCSRMCNYALGSTDFPSQAWNILLLFPAFDFTLLGGTVVINIISLTTIRQHSKRRKHLAQTESQSSAKPSFSDIKAAKTIGTLTLAFTASFTPIAVFVVGNVLGNEWCNFAFFAFWILTSNSCCNVIIYGVRDQKFRSRAYQLLISAQLNTAPKKPEYENTVNGGKDNEEIDKQT, encoded by the coding sequence ATGCCAGAGGAACTCGCAAACTGCAGTGTGTGTTGCTGTACCACGACCAATAAGATACTCCTGGTGGTCTTCATGGTATCACTGATACTTGCTATACTCTTCGGAAACCTCTTGACATTAGCAGTGGTCGTTGGAACGAAACACTTCCACACTCCACAGGGTTATTTAAAAGCCTCACTGGCCGTGGCAGACCTGGCTGTGGGCATTTTTGTGGTGCCCGTCTCCGTTTACGCAGAAGTATCTCTCATGATCTACAATTCAGTGCCAGTGTGGACTACGCGCAATTCCCAAACCACACTTTTCCACCCGTGCAATTTCATCGGACCTGTATTTGCGGGATGCACTTTAGTTTCCATTACAACAATTTTCCTCCTGACTATTGAAAGGAGCATTGCCGTTTTGAGGCCACTGCATAAGGAATCAGTCATAACTAAAAAAAGAACAAGCATACTAATAGTCTTTTCTTGGATAGGCAGTTTTTTCCTGGCAATATCTCCACTGGTTTTCAGCGATGAAATCGCGCTGGAGTACAATCCTTGCAGCCGCATGTGCAATTACGCGCTTGGAAGCACAGACTTCCCGTCGCAAGCTTGGAACATTCTCTTACTCTTCCCTGCCTTTGACTTTACACTGCTTGGAGGTACTGTTGTCATCAATATCATATCCCTCACCACAATCCGCCAGCATTCAAAAAGGAGGAAACATCTCGCACAGACCGAGAGTCAAAGCTCAGCGAAACCAAGCTTCTCCGACATCAAGGCTGCCAAGACGATCGGCACTCTGACGCTGGCTTTCACCGCTTCTTTCACTCCCATCGCCGTGTTTGTAGTTGGGAATGTGTTGGGAAACGAATGGTGCAATTTTGCGTTTTTTGCCTTTTGGATTCTGACTTCAaacagctgctgtaatgttattatatatgGTGTGAGAGACCAGAAGTTTAGAAGTCGCGCGTATCAGCTGCTCATATCCGCTCAGTTGAACACTGCGCCTAAAAAGCCTGAGTATGAAAACACTGTAAATGGGGGGAAAGACAATGAGGAAATAGACAAGCAAACCTAA
- the LOC113059305 gene encoding pleckstrin homology domain-containing family F member 2-like → MVDRLANSEANSKRIGVVEACFGTAGQPLAIPGRVLIGEGVLTKLCRKRPKARQFFLFNDILVYGNIVIQKKKYNKQHIIPLESVTIDTVEDEGDLRNGWLIKTPTKSFAVYAATASEKSEWMSHISKCVSDLLEKSGKSPTGEHAAVWVPDSEATVCMRCQKIKFNPVNRRHHCRKCGFVVCGPCSEKKFLLPSQSTKPVRVCEFCYKQLSSGSYTHLEISGNNISDDDDDDDSSD, encoded by the coding sequence ATGGTGGACCGCTTGGCCAATAGTGAGGCCAACTCTAAGCGCATCGGGGTGGTGGAAGCATGCTTTGGCACAGCAGGACAACCGTTGGCCATCCCAGGTCGAGTGCTCATAGGAGAGGGTGTTCTCACAAAGCTGTGCCGCAAAAGGCCCAAAGCGCGACAGTTCTTCCTCTTTAACGACATCCTGGTGTACGGCAACATCGTCATCCAGAAGAAGAAGTACAACAAGCAGCACATCATCCCTCTGGAGAGCGTCACCATAGACACTGTAGAGGACGAGGGCGACCTCCGCAACGGCTGGCTCATTAAAACACCCACCAAATCCTTCGCCGTCTACGCCGCCACAGCATCGGAGAAGTCTGAGTGGATGAGCCACATCAGTAAGTGCGTCTCGGACCTACTAGAAAAAAGCGGCAAATCTCCCACCGGTGAGCACGCGGCTGTCTGGGTGCCTGACTCCGAGGCGACCGTGTGCATGCGCTGCCAGAAGATCAAATTCAACCCCGTCAACCGGCGCCACCATTGCCGGAAATGTGGCTTTGTTGTTTGTGGCCCCTGTTCGGAGAAGAAGTTTCTGCTTCCCAGTCAGTCGACCAAGccggtgcgtgtgtgtgagttctGTTACAAGCAGCTCTCCTCGGGCTCCTACACCCATCTGGAGATTTCCGGCAACAACATCTCGGACGACGACGACGATGATGACAGCAGTGACTGA